In Perca fluviatilis chromosome 18, GENO_Pfluv_1.0, whole genome shotgun sequence, one genomic interval encodes:
- the LOC120546586 gene encoding dystrobrevin beta-like isoform X3, whose product MVMEEGGQRDRGRGTPVTAEAEGRQILVELGEQNLDAICLSTYRTACKLRFIQKRCNLHLIDIYNVIEAVRDAGLNAVELNAGISVTRLENLVSSLFNQLSKRLPTTHTINPRESTVLLVEFILAAIEGEPDSRLTVLSVKAMLATLCGGKLVDKLRYIFSQVSDSSGVLVQSKFDGFLREALKLPTAAHEGPSFGYTPTLARSCFPQQKRVMLNMFLDIVADPPPCLVWLPLMHRMANVEHVYHPVSCSYCRGNSMTGFRYRCLRCRGYQLCQNCFWRGNASGSHSNQHQMKEHSSWKSSATKLGRALSRTLGCVSSREPPHPIYPEEPERTLNLSNIVPSRPTGNTSEAMLLSSSVPESSKSLAAAQRMNEEHALIAAYVNRLQTTPSSVDSPSREDEEHKLIARYTSRLAETDSTGVIPNRSINFDVNKQKRELIAQLECKNREILAEIKRLRVEHDAACQASPGKGSTNPTLLAELRLLRQRKDELEQRMSSLQESRRELMVQLEGLMKLLKDEEQRQAAQAAGSSHASPSRPSPSTVRSVGAASPQAHMYAPQDSLAGVGGDVQEAFAQGPRRNLRNDLLVAADSITNTVSSLVKELHSDDVREEEERLLNGKNRG is encoded by the exons TGCATCTGATCGACATATACAATGTGATTGAGGCGGTGCGGGACGCTGGTCTGAACGCTGTAGAGCTGAACGCCGGCATCTCTGTGACCAGACTGGAGAACTTGGTGTCCTCCCTGTTCAACCAGCTCAGCAAGCGCCtgcccaccacacacaccatcaaCCCGCGAGAGAGCACCGTCCTGCTAGTTGAATTCATACTGGCCGCCATTGAGGG TGAGCCTGACAGCCGTCTGACGGTGCTCTCTGTGAAGGCGATGTTGGCCACACTGTGTGGAGGGAAACTGGTAGATAAACTCCGCT atattTTTTCTCAGGTATCGGACTCCAGCGGTGTGTTGGTACAGTCCAAGTTTGATGGTTTTCTGAGGGAGGCTCTCAAGCTGCCCACCGCTGCACATGAAGGCCCGTCCTTTGGCTACACACCCACCTTAGCACGCTCATGCTTCCCACAACAG AAGAGGGTGATGCTCAACATGTTCCTCGATATCGTAGCTGACCCTCCTCCGTGTCTTGTCTGGCTGCCTCTCATGCACCGCATGGCCAACGTGGAgcatg tttatCATCCCGTGTCGTGCTCCTACTGTCGTGGCAACAGCATGACGGGCTTCCGCTATCGCTGCCTCCGTTGCCGCGGGTACCAGCTCTGCCAGAACTGCTTCTGGCGTGGCAATGCCAGTGGCTCTCATAGCAACCAGCATCAGATGAAGGAGCACTCATCCTGG aagTCATCCGCGACAAAGCTTGGCCGAGCCCTGAGCAGGACTCTGGgctgtgtgtcctccagagagCCCCCTCATCCTATTTACCCAGAGGAACCTGAGAGGACCCTCAACCTCTCCAACATAGT ccCCTCTCGCCCCACTGGGAACACCAGTGAAGCCATGTTGCTGTCCTCATCAGTGCCCGAGTCCTCCAAAAG TTTGGCTGCCGCTCAGCGTATGAACGAGGAACACGCTCTGATCGCTGCGTATGTGAATCGCCTCCAGACCACCCCAAG tagTGTGGACAGTCCCAGCAGAGAAGATGAAGAGCACAAACTGATCGCCCGCTACACCTCCCGACTGGCAGAGACTGACAGCACAGGA gTGATACCTAACCGGAGCATCAACTTTGATGTGAACAAACAGAAGCGGGAGCTCATTGCTCAGCTGGAATGCAAAAACAG AGAGATCTTGGCAGAGATCAAACGTCTCCGTGTAGAGCATGACGCAGCGTGCCAGGCCAGTCCGGGGAAAGGCAGCACCAACCCGACTCTGCTGGCCGAGCTCCGTCTGCTCAG ACAAAGGAAAGATGAGCTGGAGCAGAGGATGTcatctctgcaagaaagcaggAGGGAACTGATGGTACAGCTCGAGGGATTGATGAAGCTGCTcaag GATGAGGAACAGCGACAGGCA GCGCAGGCGGCTGGCTCTTCTCACGCCTCTCCTTCTCGACCGAGCCCATCAACCGTCCGCTCCGTAGGTGCTGCATCTCCCCAGGCTCACATGTACGCTCCTCAAGATTCACTCGCTGGGGTTGGTGGTGATGTACAAGAAGCGTTTGCCCAAG GCCCAAGAAGGAACCTGAGGAATGACCTTCTGGTAGCAGCCGACTCCATCACCAACACTGTGTCCTCACTGGTCAAAGAGCTCCActctg ATGATGTtcgggaggaagaggagagattGCTAAACGGGAAGAATAGAG GTTAA
- the LOC120546586 gene encoding dystrobrevin beta-like isoform X2 → MVMEEGGQRDRGRGTPVTAEAEGRQILVELGEQNLDAICLSTYRTACKLRFIQKRCNLHLIDIYNVIEAVRDAGLNAVELNAGISVTRLENLVSSLFNQLSKRLPTTHTINPRESTVLLVEFILAAIEGEPDSRLTVLSVKAMLATLCGGKLVDKLRYIFSQVSDSSGVLVQSKFDGFLREALKLPTAAHEGPSFGYTPTLARSCFPQQKRVMLNMFLDIVADPPPCLVWLPLMHRMANVEHVYHPVSCSYCRGNSMTGFRYRCLRCRGYQLCQNCFWRGNASGSHSNQHQMKEHSSWKSSATKLGRALSRTLGCVSSREPPHPIYPEEPERTLNLSNIVPSRPTGNTSEAMLLSSSVPESSKSLAAAQRMNEEHALIAAYVNRLQTTPSSVDSPSREDEEHKLIARYTSRLAETDSTGVIPNRSINFDVNKQKRELIAQLECKNREILAEIKRLRVEHDAACQASPGKGSTNPTLLAELRLLRQRKDELEQRMSSLQESRRELMVQLEGLMKLLKDEEQRQAAQAAGSSHASPSRPSPSTVRSVGAASPQAHMYAPQDSLAGVGGDVQEAFAQGPRRNLRNDLLVAADSITNTVSSLVKELHSDDVREEEERLLNGKNRAG, encoded by the exons TGCATCTGATCGACATATACAATGTGATTGAGGCGGTGCGGGACGCTGGTCTGAACGCTGTAGAGCTGAACGCCGGCATCTCTGTGACCAGACTGGAGAACTTGGTGTCCTCCCTGTTCAACCAGCTCAGCAAGCGCCtgcccaccacacacaccatcaaCCCGCGAGAGAGCACCGTCCTGCTAGTTGAATTCATACTGGCCGCCATTGAGGG TGAGCCTGACAGCCGTCTGACGGTGCTCTCTGTGAAGGCGATGTTGGCCACACTGTGTGGAGGGAAACTGGTAGATAAACTCCGCT atattTTTTCTCAGGTATCGGACTCCAGCGGTGTGTTGGTACAGTCCAAGTTTGATGGTTTTCTGAGGGAGGCTCTCAAGCTGCCCACCGCTGCACATGAAGGCCCGTCCTTTGGCTACACACCCACCTTAGCACGCTCATGCTTCCCACAACAG AAGAGGGTGATGCTCAACATGTTCCTCGATATCGTAGCTGACCCTCCTCCGTGTCTTGTCTGGCTGCCTCTCATGCACCGCATGGCCAACGTGGAgcatg tttatCATCCCGTGTCGTGCTCCTACTGTCGTGGCAACAGCATGACGGGCTTCCGCTATCGCTGCCTCCGTTGCCGCGGGTACCAGCTCTGCCAGAACTGCTTCTGGCGTGGCAATGCCAGTGGCTCTCATAGCAACCAGCATCAGATGAAGGAGCACTCATCCTGG aagTCATCCGCGACAAAGCTTGGCCGAGCCCTGAGCAGGACTCTGGgctgtgtgtcctccagagagCCCCCTCATCCTATTTACCCAGAGGAACCTGAGAGGACCCTCAACCTCTCCAACATAGT ccCCTCTCGCCCCACTGGGAACACCAGTGAAGCCATGTTGCTGTCCTCATCAGTGCCCGAGTCCTCCAAAAG TTTGGCTGCCGCTCAGCGTATGAACGAGGAACACGCTCTGATCGCTGCGTATGTGAATCGCCTCCAGACCACCCCAAG tagTGTGGACAGTCCCAGCAGAGAAGATGAAGAGCACAAACTGATCGCCCGCTACACCTCCCGACTGGCAGAGACTGACAGCACAGGA gTGATACCTAACCGGAGCATCAACTTTGATGTGAACAAACAGAAGCGGGAGCTCATTGCTCAGCTGGAATGCAAAAACAG AGAGATCTTGGCAGAGATCAAACGTCTCCGTGTAGAGCATGACGCAGCGTGCCAGGCCAGTCCGGGGAAAGGCAGCACCAACCCGACTCTGCTGGCCGAGCTCCGTCTGCTCAG ACAAAGGAAAGATGAGCTGGAGCAGAGGATGTcatctctgcaagaaagcaggAGGGAACTGATGGTACAGCTCGAGGGATTGATGAAGCTGCTcaag GATGAGGAACAGCGACAGGCA GCGCAGGCGGCTGGCTCTTCTCACGCCTCTCCTTCTCGACCGAGCCCATCAACCGTCCGCTCCGTAGGTGCTGCATCTCCCCAGGCTCACATGTACGCTCCTCAAGATTCACTCGCTGGGGTTGGTGGTGATGTACAAGAAGCGTTTGCCCAAG GCCCAAGAAGGAACCTGAGGAATGACCTTCTGGTAGCAGCCGACTCCATCACCAACACTGTGTCCTCACTGGTCAAAGAGCTCCActctg ATGATGTtcgggaggaagaggagagattGCTAAACGGGAAGAATAGAG cAGGTTAA
- the LOC120546586 gene encoding dystrobrevin beta-like isoform X1: MVMEEGGQRDRGRGTPVTAEAEGRQILVELGEQNLDAICLSTYRTACKLRFIQKRCNLHLIDIYNVIEAVRDAGLNAVELNAGISVTRLENLVSSLFNQLSKRLPTTHTINPRESTVLLVEFILAAIEGEPDSRLTVLSVKAMLATLCGGKLVDKLRYIFSQVSDSSGVLVQSKFDGFLREALKLPTAAHEGPSFGYTPTLARSCFPQQKRVMLNMFLDIVADPPPCLVWLPLMHRMANVEHVYHPVSCSYCRGNSMTGFRYRCLRCRGYQLCQNCFWRGNASGSHSNQHQMKEHSSWKSSATKLGRALSRTLGCVSSREPPHPIYPEEPERTLNLSNIVPSRPTGNTSEAMLLSSSVPESSKSLAAAQRMNEEHALIAAYVNRLQTTPSSVDSPSREDEEHKLIARYTSRLAETDSTGVIPNRSINFDVNKQKRELIAQLECKNREILAEIKRLRVEHDAACQASPGKGSTNPTLLAELRLLRQRKDELEQRMSSLQESRRELMVQLEGLMKLLKDEEQRQAAQAAGSSHASPSRPSPSTVRSVGAASPQAHMYAPQDSLAGVGGDVQEAFAQGPRRNLRNDLLVAADSITNTVSSLVKELHSDDVREEEERLLNGKNRGEGED, from the exons TGCATCTGATCGACATATACAATGTGATTGAGGCGGTGCGGGACGCTGGTCTGAACGCTGTAGAGCTGAACGCCGGCATCTCTGTGACCAGACTGGAGAACTTGGTGTCCTCCCTGTTCAACCAGCTCAGCAAGCGCCtgcccaccacacacaccatcaaCCCGCGAGAGAGCACCGTCCTGCTAGTTGAATTCATACTGGCCGCCATTGAGGG TGAGCCTGACAGCCGTCTGACGGTGCTCTCTGTGAAGGCGATGTTGGCCACACTGTGTGGAGGGAAACTGGTAGATAAACTCCGCT atattTTTTCTCAGGTATCGGACTCCAGCGGTGTGTTGGTACAGTCCAAGTTTGATGGTTTTCTGAGGGAGGCTCTCAAGCTGCCCACCGCTGCACATGAAGGCCCGTCCTTTGGCTACACACCCACCTTAGCACGCTCATGCTTCCCACAACAG AAGAGGGTGATGCTCAACATGTTCCTCGATATCGTAGCTGACCCTCCTCCGTGTCTTGTCTGGCTGCCTCTCATGCACCGCATGGCCAACGTGGAgcatg tttatCATCCCGTGTCGTGCTCCTACTGTCGTGGCAACAGCATGACGGGCTTCCGCTATCGCTGCCTCCGTTGCCGCGGGTACCAGCTCTGCCAGAACTGCTTCTGGCGTGGCAATGCCAGTGGCTCTCATAGCAACCAGCATCAGATGAAGGAGCACTCATCCTGG aagTCATCCGCGACAAAGCTTGGCCGAGCCCTGAGCAGGACTCTGGgctgtgtgtcctccagagagCCCCCTCATCCTATTTACCCAGAGGAACCTGAGAGGACCCTCAACCTCTCCAACATAGT ccCCTCTCGCCCCACTGGGAACACCAGTGAAGCCATGTTGCTGTCCTCATCAGTGCCCGAGTCCTCCAAAAG TTTGGCTGCCGCTCAGCGTATGAACGAGGAACACGCTCTGATCGCTGCGTATGTGAATCGCCTCCAGACCACCCCAAG tagTGTGGACAGTCCCAGCAGAGAAGATGAAGAGCACAAACTGATCGCCCGCTACACCTCCCGACTGGCAGAGACTGACAGCACAGGA gTGATACCTAACCGGAGCATCAACTTTGATGTGAACAAACAGAAGCGGGAGCTCATTGCTCAGCTGGAATGCAAAAACAG AGAGATCTTGGCAGAGATCAAACGTCTCCGTGTAGAGCATGACGCAGCGTGCCAGGCCAGTCCGGGGAAAGGCAGCACCAACCCGACTCTGCTGGCCGAGCTCCGTCTGCTCAG ACAAAGGAAAGATGAGCTGGAGCAGAGGATGTcatctctgcaagaaagcaggAGGGAACTGATGGTACAGCTCGAGGGATTGATGAAGCTGCTcaag GATGAGGAACAGCGACAGGCA GCGCAGGCGGCTGGCTCTTCTCACGCCTCTCCTTCTCGACCGAGCCCATCAACCGTCCGCTCCGTAGGTGCTGCATCTCCCCAGGCTCACATGTACGCTCCTCAAGATTCACTCGCTGGGGTTGGTGGTGATGTACAAGAAGCGTTTGCCCAAG GCCCAAGAAGGAACCTGAGGAATGACCTTCTGGTAGCAGCCGACTCCATCACCAACACTGTGTCCTCACTGGTCAAAGAGCTCCActctg ATGATGTtcgggaggaagaggagagattGCTAAACGGGAAGAATAGAG